Within Vicia villosa cultivar HV-30 ecotype Madison, WI linkage group LG1, Vvil1.0, whole genome shotgun sequence, the genomic segment gttcaaacctggaacggtatgtaatcacttgtaaaaatccagagtgcgggttcagactgttggcttcttataggaagagaagtaatgcatggaaaatagggtcgattacgcagaaacacacgtgtgtcaaccctaacaattcccaggatcatacaaaactcagtgccgatcttatatgtcaggagatcttgcctctcataagctctgatccgtctctgaaggttaaaaatataatatcacacatcgttacaaccttcaactacactccatcttacagaaaggcgtgggttgcaaaaacaaaggcaattgagacagtctacggcaactgggaggagtcgtacaaaattcttccccgatacctcaatgcgctgcatagttacgcacctggcactgttactattctagagacactgcccgcgcatgccccggatggaaaccctgtccaaggaaacggaatattccatcggcttttttgggcgttcaaaccttgcgtccgaggttttgcacactgtaaacccatacttcaaattgatgggacatggttatacggcaaatacaaaggaaccatgctcatggcggttacacaagacgggaacagcaacatatttccagtggcatttgctatcgtcgaaggtgaaactgcggcggcttggagtttctttctaaggaacctccgagaacatgtagctccccagcctgacatatgtttaatctctgataggcacgcttccatagagagtgcttacaataatccagcgaacggatggcatgacccccccttcaaaacacgtctattgtattcgtcacatcgcccaaaacttcatgagggagatcaaggacagacatctaagaaaggccctagtcaatgctggttatgcattgacccaacccacattccagcattatcggagtgagattgtaatgacaaatccagaggcaggtacttgggtagataatctttccagggacaaatggacaagggcttacgacaatggcgtgcgatggggccatatgacaaccaatctcgtggaatccatgaatggcgttttcaaaggcattcgtaaccttccaatcacagcactggtgGAGGCCACATattttaggatggcttcactcttctcaacaagaggcaggagatggggtgatgttaggcaagctggtcaactattaagtgatagttgcatgaaatttatgcaacaacaatcggcaaaagcaaacactcaccaagtaacttctttcgaccgattcaatcgcacgttcagtgtgcgcgagacaattgaccacaatgagggactgccaaggcaacaatatagggttcttcttgacgaagattggtgcgactgtggaaggtttcaagcttttcgtatgccttgctcacacgtcatagctgcatgtgcgtttgcccaccgcgacgctatatcactactgtctccgatttacaagactcagacattgctcagagtttacagtgttgcgtttcctgtggtggccaaggaggattactggcctgagtatgatggagaggtagtttggcacaacgacgcaatgcggcgaaagaaaaaagggcgtcccaatagtacacggattagaaccgaaatggacgtccgcgacaaaatggaacgaaaatgcagcatttcccgtcaggtggggcacaatataaaaagatgccctaatcgtggctcgacatcgtcgcaagtttagtataatctgtattttttttaatgcaatgtatcagtttcgcttaccacctcttgtaaccgtacacctcttgtaaccgttcatcggtctttcatcaataaattgagctttagtaaaaaaccgatatcgataacacatacattacattatttagggttaataagatttttacgaactcgatttattagacgtttttacgaaaataatAGACCGAAATCGAAAACGGTACGCGAAAATACCCGAAAcgggttaattttgaaaaaaaaaatggccCACACATAGGAGCCAATTGGTTTGGCGCCTATGTGTTAATACATGGCCAtatgcgccatttcaaatggcttgCAAATTCCAGCCCTAATTTTTCTTCTTATGCGCCAAAGGGTTTGGCTTGTGTGACatgcatgcgccatttcatttggcgcattctcTTCCAGtatgtcccaaacctagacagtttggtaaataccccgaaatgttggttttttctgtattttatttagtaaacctggttattttaattttttttttcgagATTTTCATTCTATAGTAGTTCAATCCTATTGAATTTATCAGCTTTAACTATAACCACGTGCACCAAAAACAAATACTACACAAAAACGTGCTTCAAAGACTTACAACAgtataaattatgaaaaaataatatacatgGTGACTGAGAAATGAAAAATATGGAAAATGAATTATTCTATTTCTCTAAAAAGCTCAATGGACATATCTTTGACAAGGCAAAAGTGGTTGACAGAGGACATGCAAACTCGCTCTTGAACAAATCAAAGGAAGTTCCTTTGAAAGTTTCCAGAATTAAACCTTGAAGATAACCCCTCAGACATGCCTTCAGCATCAAGTTTTACTTTCATCCTCCCAGCTGCTAGATCATTTTCACGATCCCATGGCTTCCATGGATGTTGACCCACCCATTCTTTCTCTCCCTTCTCCTTCTGTTGCTTGGATTTTTTCTTGGATTTGCTAGCAACCTCTTCTTGATGTTTTTGCACCaatgtttttgatctttttgctttgTTGTATTTGTCCACCAAATCTGCATCTGTATTAgcccttttcttttcttcttcgttTGAGGCTAATGCAGTGGCCTGATTGTATGCTTCTAAATAACTGTCACATAAATATCATTTATTTCCAGAAAGCTGTTGAAATCATGGGGTGGAATAAACAGATTGAAGGGAAGGAAAAATGGTCAACCAAATCATTCTAGATGAAAGAAGATACATACTTCATCTTTGCTTTCTGAGCTCTGTCAGTAGGCGTGTCTGTCCAAATACTAGTGTCTCCTCTACCTTGCTTTGTCTCCCGGCTAAATTGGGTTGATTGCATAGTCACACCACCAGGCTGAAATACATAAATATACAAAACGATGAAATAAATGACCATCTTTTAACAAAATATCTAGAGTTATTTTAACTTGACCTTTCATGTAAATTAACTGCTACTctgttttattgttgttgttttccattttttgaAAAAGGACTGCATACCAAACCTAAGCAAGCTAAACTAAACTGAACCAGAACTCTGGATAGCTAAACTAAACTGACTCAGAAAATTCCAAAATTCAATAGGACCCAttaatcacaaaaatatcatacaagtTTGGCAGTAACTCTATTGTATTACAAACTctatattatattatatcatACATAAGGGTCATGTTTTCTCAAACTTCTTGTGCCCTACAGTACTTACACAGCTTTcctaaaagcaaaaaataaattgACAGTACTTACCTTTCTCTCCGGTGGCAGTGTTGTCATCCATTCATCTCTTTTGGGTTCCACTTTAACCTCCGTCTGTGCCAGAAGCTCGTCATCACCTTCCATTGATATTCCTGCCATAGATTCCCAGTAATGAGAAAGTTGACAAGTAATAACACCCAATAACACGTCTCTCCCTCTTTCAAGAAAGCATACATGCATACAAAGGGACATATTTCTTTATGCCAGGCCACTTACCAACTTTGAATGGACACAAGACAATTTACTTATAACAAGAAAGAGAGCAATGAGCATGCAAATATCATTCCAGATAAGAAAAACTAAACACAATACCAAATTATCAGGAACATCTTCAAGTGTTGGTGTTAGGAACCCGGAAATTAGATTCCAACGAATGAACACCTGGATTAAGAAAATAGCAAGGATTGGGAGAGAAATCTCTCTTCCATAGGATTCCCCTTCACAATAGAGTTGTTACTCTATTCACTAATAATTACAATATTCAATAATCATCAACTCTACATTGTATTCTCCTATTTATACAAATAGCCCTATAACAACTTCAAGTAACTAACTTCTATAACAACTGTTAACTACTTCAACTGCTCTAACTTACTGTTATTCTATATCCCAacagtttgtttgttttttataacAACCAGTTTATTATTAATGAGTGACAATTTAGTAAAATGTATCTTCTCCCATAGGTGAAATGCTAAATCATCACAATTAGCAACAAAATAAGAATAAAAGGCTGCTGATAGCATGCGTCTAACCTTAAAGAAGGACTAGAATGAGGTATTTTTTAAAACAGCCAGAAAAATTTTCTTCTCTGGTTCAGATTTTACTGCCTCTGAATATCAAAATTagaattttaagattaaatacgTTTTTACATAGAAATGGTGAATTGCTTTATTTGGAAGAATGCCAACTGCAATACTAACATCTCCTAACAGCCGGCTGCCTGTATAACATCTTCCTACATATTGCATTTTCTTACTTCAATTTCGATAGTTTTGGGCAAAACCAAACAACAGAGCTGAATAAAGAAGTTAGAGGAAAAGCTGCTGATGTGGGGGTTGGATAGAATGCGAGTGATTTCAGGGAGAGGGAGGAGGAGAATGATGATTCATTCCTTATGTTTTTGTTAGAACCTTAGAGGGTATGCAGAGGGAGGATTATCTCTTCCTTGAGTTTTGCTTTGGGATATAGGGGAGCTCATCTGAAATATTCTTCCTtattttgaatttggtttttctattattaattggTCTGACATGCTGGATGGAGTCAGCCAAGATGTCCAAAGCTTCCAATCAAAAGTTTGCCTATTAAATTGTGGTTTTGTCATTAATGACATTATTGTGCCGAGGGCTATGAAGCTTTGACACAGACATCAGACGCGACACTAACACATCATGGTAATaatttaagaaattaaaataattgaatgtaACCACATGCGTCAATGTAGTCGGTGTTTGACACCGACACTCTTTAGAGAGAAATGTTGGTGCTATATGGGCCGGAGTATTGTTGGGACCAAGGTTGTCAAGATCGGGAGGAAATGTAAGATCCTAAAACATAAGATCGTAACTAAGATCGGAAGATTTTACCCCATTATTCTTGTAAGGTCAAAAGGGGTAGCAAGATCGTAAAACATAAATTCATAACAAAAATTGTAAGTTACTACTAAAACGAAAAAATATACtatagatttgaagtgtttttaCATTATATGTTGGTAGACAAGTGTGTTTATGGAAAAATGACCGCTGCCGAACCGTAATCGTTGCGCCTTGGCATCTTGTCATCCTTCTAGGTTTGTAATGGTGGTGGCTGGAAAACGGCCGATTGAGGCCGGAATAGGCCAAAATCGCACAAAACCAATGGTTTTGCGATTTTTTACAATTCGACTACAACACATGATTCTATTCGAGTTCTGGATAATCGCAAAATCGTAAGATTTTAAGATCTAGATCAAAATTTTGACAACCTTGGTAGGGACACTTGGAGCTTTCCCAGATGTGTGGTGGCAAAGAATTGGAAATCATTCGGTTGTTGCCCTtatattttcaatcaatcttGCCAGTGTCAGGCAATTAGTAGCCAATAAAAAACTAAATCGATTATTTGGTAAGGATCAAAAAAATGTTGTATAGCTTTAGTGCATTGTCAAATGAGCAAGGGTTGTTGTATAGCTTTAGTATATTGTCAAATGAGCAAGGGTTGTTGTATAGCTTTGGTACATTGTCAAATGAGCAAGGGTTGTTGTATGCTACCTCGATGCAGTGAAAGATCGGCAAGGGTTTTTGCTTCTTTGAGAACAGGTATGAGTAAAAACATGGAATATAGGCCCACTTATAGAAAAATCTATGGAAATAGAAAACGCCGAATAAGGAGAAGGATCAATTCCATGCGCCTACAAAAAAACTAAAGAAAAGGAGGAAGTAGACAGGTCTAGTTTTAAGTTTTGGTTCACTAGCAAAATTAGATATGAGAAATGGGGTAGCCATTATTGTTGTTACAGAGTGGAAGAATATGGATGTAAAATTGACAGAAGATCAAATTATAGTCCTAACATTTGAAGTGGAACTGGATACTTTTAATGTTGTTAATGCTTACACGCCTCAAGTAGGCTTAGATAAACACGTCAAAATACAACTGTTGGAAGATTTAAAAGGCTTAATTCAAAAATGCGGAGGGTTAATCCATCATaaagttttttcattttttttaatcttactATAGCTAGTATGTGGCTTTAAGAAAAAAGATAAGCATGTTATCACAAGGGTTACTAAGAGAGTGAAGAGAAGAAGCCACGGTAAGGGTTCTCTGCATCAACTGGATAAATTTGAAGAGTGAAAAACAATTATACTCCAACACAGTTTAAGAGGGAGGTTTCGAGGAGCCACAAGAAGGTGAAAATAATATATGGAACAAGACGACATATGGGATAAAGAAAGTAGCAAAACCTTTTAGAAGAGGTGAAGGCGGGGTCTACTTACCACAACATGGTGTGATAAGCGATATATGATGGATAAAAAAGACATGCACTTAATTTTCCGTTGATTTGGAGAAGGCGTGGAGTGTCTagagagattttatggaaaaccTTTTAGAAGAAACAGGTTAGGATTGTTAGCAAAAGGCAAAACATTTGTAACTTAGAGGTGAAAGTTTAAGATCATATCATCCACAAGTTAGATGATTTAAGTATCTTAGTTCTATAGTGCAAAGCGACTCAAAATAAAAGATGTAAACCACCAAATCCAAGTTAGGCAATCAAATGGAGGAGAACCTCAAGTGTTTAATGTGATACAATAGTATCGCTCAAGCAGAAGAGAAAATTTTATCGAACAATTATAAGACCTCCAATGTTGTATGGTACATAATTTTGAGTCGGTAAAGAACCAACACAAGAGTAAAATAATCGCAGAAAATATGAGGATGGTGTGTTGGATGAGTGATAAGACTAGACGAGATAGGATTAAAAATGGTAACATTAGAGAGAGAATTTCCGTAGCACCTATCATAGTAAAGATGGTGAAAACTCGGCTTAGGTGATTTGGAGATGTAGAGGGAAGACCTATGAACTTTGTACTGAGGTGAGTAGATAAGATGGACGGTAGTCAAATCACTGAACACCTAGAAAACTATAAGAAAATATCTAGAGATTAATGAGTTAGATAGAAATGATATATAATATAACGTCATGGCATTGTTTGATCCATGTAACCAATCCCACTTGGTGGGATAAGGCTTGATTGTTGTTGTATTTCGTTGTATTTCTAATGATTGCATGTTCCTGTGTGCTTGATTTGGCAACACCAACTATTGCTATGGGGTTAGGGCTAACAATGATGTTTTCTAAATGGTTGTAAATATATTATTTCCCAAGGTTGAAAGGATCTTGATTGAGTGGACAGAGTACTCTTGTTATAGTTTTGTGGAGAAAAATGTCAACTTGATGCAAGAAAGTGTCAAAATTTCATGGTATGTTTGAGCAAAGTGCCAATGAGAGGTGCAATTTTCAGAATATCTTGCATCATGTATTCACTTATTTCAGCCTTGAGGACAGGACTGTTTTTCTAGTGACAGGTAGTGATAATAGGACACTTGTTTTGGGCCAAAGCCCAACAACCGAGGTGAATAGGGATGTTAAAGAAAAAGCTGATAATATGGCAGTTATTTAGAATGTGCAAGTGATAACAAGGAGAGGGAGGAGGAGAGAGAGGATTCATTCAGTATTTTTTTTGTTAGAACCTTAGGTTGGACAGAGAGAAAATTCCTTCTTCCCCTAAGGAGCTTTGCTTTGGGATTACAGGGTCGCTTTTGTAATACTAAACACTTCCAATCAATAATACAATTCCTATCTTTTGCTTTGGGATTATGCAGAAAAGTGACATGAACAACCATTGGATGGATGAAGTGTCCCAAAAACTTACGTATATAGTTAGATAAAAAAACACAAATGACTTCTATATCATATCTCTAGCACACCCCTTCATTAAAAATCCTTTTGGGGTTGAAGTGTGCGGAAAACACAGGCCCAAAAGCTTAAGTTGTCAGAAGAGGAATACTGTTTGTGACATTATATTAATCTATAAATAGCAACCTCAACAGGAACTATTTACAATGCAGAAGCTCACCTTGGGATCTTCTCCACAGTGCAGTCTCTCGCATGACTTTAAGCTCAGCCTGCAGTCACATGAGAAGATATTAggattcaaaaaaatattaaactagTACAGCCAGACAAGTTGAAGTTACCTTGAAGTCCTCCTGTTCTTGCTTGAGTTTGATTTTATCATCCATTGCTTTCCGCTATACAAAGcacacaacatcatcatgttaATTGAcggaaaaaatatcaaaaaaaaaagtgcatttcaaatttaaaattaggAATAAAACAAAGAATCCAACTGATCAGATGTCAGACATGAGAACAATAGACTTTCAACGGAAAAAACTCAAACGCCAAAACAAAATAGATTCAATGTCAAAGCTCTTTTTCCCCATATTTAATCTGCCACACAATATTGTTTATTCAGTATCATCAAACATGAAACGGAAGTAACAATATGGGTCAAGTGCAACCAAATGctaaaacttttttcaaaagattccaGCTTCACTTTACACTAAATTACTAATTACTAAAGTTCCTCAGACCACGGTTTCGCTTTGCATGTGAATTTTCAATAAACTCAATGATTTGACATATTTAGGACCCTTAGAGTTTTATCAGtttccgatggaaacaaaaaatGTTTTTCCTATCAATTGaaggaaaatatattttatattaataactgATACAAAAAATAAACCACCCTAAAGATATAGATAAAGTAATTCATTGAGTGATGTCAATAAAAGAAAGACATGAAAGCAAATGAAAGATCCCACCAGCAGCTACTTTAACTTCAATAATAAACCACCCTTCTGGTAGGCTCACCTTTTCGGGATCTTGTAACTCTTTGAAAGCCTTATTTAGTTTGATAAATGCTTGATTGGCTTGTGGGTGAGAACATTTATCTGGATGAACTAATAGTGATATCTTCCAGTACCTAAGGACATTAAACGAGAAAAGATTAGATCACATGTAATTGTATGATGGCATGATACttggttgtttttgttgttgcttGTATAAAATATAGATAGTTAAATCAGTTTTTAGAATGATTATTATCAAAATATTGTCAGAAACTTCATTGCTTTGGTCATTTAAAGAAACACATAAAGGAAAGCATACTTTTTCTTTATGTTACCATCAGACATATTATGGTTAACTCCTAGAACATCGTATGGGCTGTCAATCTCAACGTCCATTATCCTGGTAACCTGATACATAAACAGGTGATTACTGGTACTCCATATTCAATTGCAAAATAAATCAACAAGAACAAGTAAATTGTGCGAGGGAGTTTGGATAGCTCCACATTCAATTCTCAAAGAGAAAACCGAACACATAACATGactgaataaaaaattatattgatcCCCGTCTTCAAAGAGCCAAAATAATAAGCCCCCTATAATTAACCCCCTAAAGAatccataaaaaaaaacaagaacatggcTAGCTATTAATAAAGATTAATCTAAAAACGGCAATTGTTGACACATCATCAAGTTCAGATAAAGGCCTGAAACTGAAATCTTAAAAATTTATGAGATGCCACCATAATAAACTTGGCGGACATATAGTTTACTTCAGCTTAAGGAAGCCACTAGTTACATGATCAAGGAGACAGTAAAAAGCATTTACCACCAAATCAAAGCTCCATCTCATGTTCCCCAAATAAAATCTAAACTTATAATTGAAATATCATATATCCATTATTAAACCCGGTTTCACTTTACAACTAAGAAATAACCAATATTTGTTTGTAATAAAATATGATTCGGATTAAATACCTCCTCAAAACGTTCTGCCTCATTAGCTGATTCTGCTTCAGAAACCATAGCAGGAGGTGGAGGTCCCACAAAGAGTTCAGTATCGTCATCTAATTCAGCTTCTCTAAAGATATAAGATAGGAAATGTCATACAACACCGTCTAACATGAATTGGCTCAACCAAGTCAGGAAAcgttatcattaaaaaaaaatcagaaatcaTTACATGAACGCGGTCTGTGCCTCTGTTAATTTGGCAGCAGCAGCAAGTAATTCAGCAGATGGCATTGCAGGGCCAATAACTctgtagaaagaaaaaaaaaaaaagatttaaccaGATGGCATTATCAGTAAAAGAAAGAAACTTCAAACATAAACAGATGTCAACAAACTAACTAAACGGAATGACAACCTTTTTTTAGGACCAACAGAATGATCCTCAGGAGGTTTAGTTGTACAGTCGTCTTCCATCTGTTCTGTCGGAGCCAAACATGTTTCAGGCAATGCAGCTGAAGGATCATCTCGATCATTCGCGGGATGCATAAAAGATTGAATCAGAGGGCCAACAACATCTAAAGTAGGGGGAGCTTTAGAAGGCAGTAAAAAAACTCTATCCCCATTTTCCTTTAGATTTAAGGAAAGGAAGAGATTCTTCAAATGCTTCACTAGAGACTTTTCTGATATATCCTTTATATCCACAGCTTGCCCGTTATCAATCATTTGCAATAACTAAATACAAAATcaccacacaaaaaaaaaaaaactcaaaaaaatttgTTCAATTACTctacaaattagggtttactaCTACATTTCACTTCATCATCTGAACAATTTTAAACtaacaattaaattaaacaaattaaaaagtGAAATATATTCATACCTGCTTCAAATCGTTGCCAACGTTGGGAAACTCGGTCATCATTTCACGGAGTGCTATTTGGGGCTGAATCCTGGGTGGAAATTCCTCGTCGGAAGAAGATTGGGATTCGTCATCGGAATAGTGATGCCGTTTGGACTTTCTCCTCTCTCTGtctctcttttttctcttttcctttctcTTACTCTCCCTTTCGCGTTTGGAGCTTCCATCGCTCCTTCTGCGTCGCTCTTTTTCACGGCGGTGGCGACGGCGGCGCTTGGAAGAGCGGTCGGAGTCTGAATCGGAGTCGGTGGAGGGAGAGGATGAAGAAGGAGAGGTTGTATCGTGTTGATGACGGTGCTTTTTTCTTTTGTCGCCCATTTTCAGAAGATGCAGCAGGGCAGAGGGGTTTGGAGCATCGAACCAGTATTTCGAAATTCCAGAGTTTAGTGATGATCGTTGTTGAAGAACCAGcaaattaacataattatttttgttttaacaaaattgatttttcttttagTTTACTTGCACACAACAAAttgaaaaatgaatatttatgaatttgtatatatgagaaaatggttttttttttttttacaaatgagaaaagaaaaaaaatgaaaattatctaaaaaaataataatatctcATTAATATCGATGAGAAAGAGAGTGATGATTTCAATATGAGGTTTCGCAAAACATCGATACACTTCATCATTATCAGTAACacaagcatttttctttcatagtGTATAAAATAGTTGAACTTACCATTTCTTAGAGAGAAGATTTTTAATATTGTGAATGATTGTGGCATAGTGATATCAAACATTTTTCAGACTTTGAGATAAGTTTGAGAGCAGAGTTGGAGTCATAATAACGCATCAGGTATTTGATGCCAAGTTCTCAGGACATTTGCAATTCATGATATAATGTCATCAGCTCAACTTAAGGAATGTTAGAATAACCAATATTACCCACAAAACCGTGAACCCAGACACCATCAGCATTTTGAATTAATCCACCAAAACTCGAGACAGTGAGGTTAATGAGGCTATTGTTATCAACATTCAAAATTATATTACTATATTTGTGTGCATTTCACGTAATCGTTCTTGTTGGATCAGACATATTATGCTTGGGAAAATATTTAGCTAACAGATTAGCATAGTTCATTGTGATGCATTTCAAAGTATAGAAAGATATCACTTCATTCGCAAAATACACTTTATCTCTAGTGCGTCAcaaatgtaacacccgtataattttaatttttaatttaatttggaattgaattaataattagaaatattatgaattttatgaaaataattggaaGAGGATGGCTATGGCATTAGGGtcggatggtgagattagtagtgtgGGGGAGCTAAGTGAGTAAactcattactaattattttatattttcataaaataaaggaaacaaggaattgggaaagaaagtgTCCGaacgtgaaaaaggagaagttggagagaagagctgaggaacgtaaagagggaCAGATCAAGATCAAGgaattggctaaggtaagggggaactctccggttagcatctattatcgcgttcttagataataatattgattagggatgttgtttgaGTCAACTgaattatatgttaggtttagggaggttataatTTGATGAAATTTGCATAGGTTATTGGTTGATTGTGTgtggttttgatgtgtgatgatgcaattgatgattaattgtctgtatatgatgtttagagtcagttttggacttagattgggtgagatcgcagggtCTGACGCAGACCTGAAAATCTATGAAATCGtctgttcgcgccgcgtccatgtgttggcgccgcgaactcaTTTGTGttgttcaggtcgcgccgcgaacctttgtttgcg encodes:
- the LOC131643694 gene encoding uncharacterized protein LOC131643694, coding for MGDKRKKHRHQHDTTSPSSSSPSTDSDSDSDRSSKRRRRHRREKERRRRSDGSSKRERESKRKEKRKKRDRERRKSKRHHYSDDESQSSSDEEFPPRIQPQIALREMMTEFPNVGNDLKQLLQMIDNGQAVDIKDISEKSLVKHLKNLFLSLNLKENGDRVFLLPSKAPPTLDVVGPLIQSFMHPANDRDDPSAALPETCLAPTEQMEDDCTTKPPEDHSVGPKKRVIGPAMPSAELLAAAAKLTEAQTAFIEAELDDDTELFVGPPPPAMVSEAESANEAERFEEVTRIMDVEIDSPYDVLGVNHNMSDGNIKKKYWKISLLVHPDKCSHPQANQAFIKLNKAFKELQDPEKRKAMDDKIKLKQEQEDFKAELKVMRETALWRRSQGISMEGDDELLAQTEVKVEPKRDEWMTTLPPERKPGGVTMQSTQFSRETKQGRGDTSIWTDTPTDRAQKAKMNYLEAYNQATALASNEEEKKRANTDADLVDKYNKAKRSKTLVQKHQEEVASKSKKKSKQQKEKGEKEWVGQHPWKPWDRENDLAAGRMKVKLDAEGMSEGLSSRFNSGNFQRNFL